The following nucleotide sequence is from Paeniglutamicibacter kerguelensis.
CTGCCTGCCATTTACAACGCTCTTTCCGCTGAGATCACCCTCAACGGCGAGACCAAGACCATCACCTTCGAAACCAGCCAGCACCTCGGTGACTCAATGGTTCGTGCGATCGCCCTGCAGGCCACCGACGGACTTGTCCGCGGTACCTCGGTGCTCGACTCGGGTGCCCCGATCTCCGTGCCAGTAGGCGACGGCGTCAAGGGTCACATCTTCAACGTCCTGGGCGAGCCCCTGGACGTTCCTGCCTCGGAAATCCAGGTTTCCGAGCGCTGGCCGATCCACCGCAAGCCTCCGGCATTCGCGAGCCTCGAAGGCTCGACCGAAATGCTGGAAACCGGCATCAAGTCGATCGACCTTTTGACCCCTTACATCAAGGGTGGCAAGATCGGCCTGTTCGGTGGCGCCGGTGTTGGTAAGACCGTGCTGATCCAGGAAATGATCACCCGTGTTGCACGTAACTTCGGTGGTACCTCGGTATTCGCCGGTGTTGGCGAGCGCACCCGTGAAGGTAACGACCTCTGGGTCGAAATGGAAGAAGCCAATGTTCTGAAGGACACCGCCTTGGTGTTCGGCCAGATGGATGAGCCGCCAGGAACGCGTTTGCGCGTGGCACTGTCCGCTCTGACCATGGCGGAGTACTTCCGCGATGTCCAGAACCAGGACGTTCTGCTCTTCATCGACAACATCTTCCGCTTCACCCAGGCCGGTTCCGAGGTGTCGACCCTTCTGGGCCGCATGCCTTCGGCCGTGGGTTACCAGCCGAACCTGGCCGACGAGATGGGTCTCCTCCAGGAGCGCATCACCTCGACCAAGGGCCACTCGATCACGTCGATGCAGGCCGTTTACGTGCCTGCGGATGACTACACCGACCCGGCTCCGGCAGCGACCTTCGCCCACTTGGACGCGACCACGGAACTTTCCCGTGAAATCGCTTCCCGTGGTCTGTACCCCGCCATCGATCCGCTGACCTCCACGTCGCGAATCCTTGACCCGCAGTACGTCGGTCACGACCACTACAACACCGCCGTGCGCGTCAAGCAGATCCTTCAGAAGAACAAGGAACTGCAGGACATCATCGCCATCCTCGGTGTCGACGAACTGTCCGAAGAAGACAAGATCGTTGTCTCGCGTGCACGTCGCATCCAGCAGTTCCTGTCGCAGAACACCTACACTGCAAAGCAGTTCACCGGTGTCGAGGGCTCGACGGTTTCCATCAAGGACACCATCGAAGGCTTCAACGCGATCTGCAACGGCGATGTCGACCACATCGCAGAGCAGGCATTCTTCAACATTGGCGGCATGGACGATGTCGAGCGCCAGTGGGCCAAGATCCAGGAATCGACCAAGTAATCATGGCCGAACTCCAAGTCGAAATTGTTGCTGCCGACCACTTCGTGTGGTCCGGCGCGGCAAAACTGGTCAAGGGACGTTCCAGCGAAGGCGAGATCGGGATCCTTCCCGACCACGCGCCGATGTTGGCCGTGCTAGCTGCCGGTGATCTGGAAATCGTCCCGGTTTCCGGTCCCCGGTTCACGGTCCAGGTTGACGGCGGGTTCTTCTCCGTTGATGCCAACCGCGTTGTGATCGTTGCCGATAACGCCGTCATGGCCGAATCTGCCCCGGCGGGAACTCGATAGTCCTGCCTTGAACGAACTCGGCATTCCTGTACTCATCGTTCTGGCAGCCTTGCTGCTGGTGGTGATGTTCTTGGGCGCCATGGGAGTGCGCCGTATTCAATTACGGCGCACTCTTGGCACATTCGACGCTTCGATCTCCACGGCCCCCGGGAAGTGGATGATGGTTGTCGCTCGTTATGGAGCCGGAGAGCTTGAGTTTCTCAAGCTCTTTTCCGTCTCCCCGATTGCGGTGCACAAGTTTTTGCGAAGTTCCATCGAACTCAATGGATGGCGAAAGCCCGCAGAAGAGGAAAAGCACCTGGTACAGCCTGGTAGCGTCATCGTGATGGTGACCTACGAAGGCCGAGAAATATTGATTGCCATGGACTACGGGACCTATAACGGTCTCTCGGCCTGGCTGGAGGCCGGCCCCGTTGCGGGCGTCGGCACCTGGCGGCAAGACTAAACGCAGTAAAGCAGTGGGGCGGGATGATAAACATCATCCCGCCCCACTGCTTTAACTATTCTTCGGCCCGGGCCGCGCTGGCACCCTTGGCCAGCGTGTGAAACGCCGGGGTGTTGCAACGGCCCGAGGGTTCAAAGAGGTTGTGAAGTCCTAGAGACCGACAACGCCGGTTGCCTGAGGACCCTTGGCACCCTGGCCAACTTCGAATTCCACGCGCTGGTTTTCTTCCAGCGTACGGAAGCCATTGGTCTGGATCTCCGAGTAGTGAACGAAAACGTCAGCCTCGGCGCCATCCGGAGTGATAAAGCCAAATCCCTTTTCGGCGTTAAACCACTTCACGGTTCCCTGAGCCATGTATTTCTCCTCATTTAGTGCGAAAAACCGACCGGCGCACCGTGCGCCGGTCGTGATTGGTACAGAAGTGAGAAGAACACTGACGTGGATTGAACCGCATCAGTCGCTTCACACCCGCAACCTAGCTTTGGCGGGTATGACTAACCAACACAAAGACTGAGTCCAGCATCACATAGGCATGTGATCTGGGTCAACACCTTTGGTATTGGTGCTAAACAGAAACTTCATAAATTGTTTCACCGTTGCGGATGACCTGCATCAGGTTGAGATTCTCATCCAGCAAGAGCAGGTCGGCGACGAATCCCTGGTGGAGCTGCCCCGCCTCGTCGACCAGCCCAAGCACCTCGGCCGGGACCTTGGTGGCGGAGGTCAGGGCCTCGGAAAGCGGGACCCCTCCGGCAACGGTAGAACGAAGGACATCGAGCATGGTTGCAGTGCCTCCGGCCAGCGAGCCGTTGGAGGCCAGGCGTGCCTCGCCGTTGGCAACGGTCACCTGTGCCGGGCCCAGTGCATAGTCCCCGTCGACCAGGCCGGCTGCGGCCATGGAGTCGGTGACGAGCGCGATCGAGTCTGCGCCGACCAGGTTGAACACGGTGCGCACCGTCACGGGGTCGAGGTGCACGCCGTCGGCGATGAGCTCGACGATGATCTTGTCTGCCGCGGCAAGTTCCAGGCAAGCGGCAACCGGGCCGGGGGAGCGGTGGTGCAGCGACGGCATGCCGTTGAACAGGTGTGTCACGGTGGGGCGTTCGGTGAATCCGTCGACCCCGGCGCTGCCAAGCTCCTCCCGGGCAAGTTCCAGCGAACTTGTGACCGCGGTGGCATCGGCATCGGTGTGGCCCAGGGAGGGCACGACGCCCTGGGAGACCAGCTGCTCGAGCAACGCGTCCGAGCCCTGGCGTTCCGGGGCGTAGGTCATGGTGCGCAGTTGCCCGGCCGCAGCCTCGATCAATGCATCGACGAAAGCGGGTTCCGGATCTGACAGGAAGGCCGGGTCCTGCGCGCCGCAGCGGACGTCCGAGAGATACGGGCCTTCGGCATGGATGCCGGCAATGTCTCCGCGCTCTGCGAACTCGGCGAGCACCCTGGCGGAGGTGAGCATGTCGTCGCGGTCCGCCGTGACAAGGGATGCCAGCAGCGTGGTGGTCCCGGCGCGGTGCAGGAAGTCGATGGCCTTGCCGATGGCCTGCGCGTCTCCGGACGGGAAGTCCCCGCCCACGGCGCCGTGGCAGTGCAAGTCGATCAGGCCCGGGGTGATGATGGTTCCCTCCGGGGTCGTTAGCAGTTCAAAGCTCTCGGCCTCCTCGAGGAAGGCAAACTCCGTTGCGTTCCCGGCAAAGGCGATGCGGTTGCCGTCGACTGCAACGATGCCGTCGGTGATTTCGGTTCCGTGCGAGAGAAGGCGTCCGGTGAGCGCGTAGCGGGCCGGGGAGGCTGATGGAGTCATGACCCCATTCTAGGTGTGCGTGCCCGGCTGGCCACGGATTGACGTCAGCAAATGGCTGCGCGCCAATCGGTGCCGCGGTGCCGGCGCCTACGACGAAGGGTTGCAGTTCTCCGCTGGAGAGCTGCAACCCTTCGGTTCGTGAACGCGTCTAGAAAAGCCGTGCGGCGCTGTCATCGACTCCGCGCATGGCGTCGTAGTCCAGCACGAGGCAATCGATGCCGCGGTCGGTGGCCAGCGTGCGAGCCTGAGGCTTGATCTTCTGCGCGGCAAATACCCCCCGCACCGGCTTGAGCAACGGGTCGCGGTTGAGCAGTTCCAGGTACCGGGTCAGCTGCTCTACGCCGTCGATGTCGCCAACGCGCTTGAGCTCGATGGCGACGGTGGAGCCCCCGGCATCGCGGGCCAGGATGTCCACCGGGCCGATCGCCGTCATGTATTCGCGGCGGATCAGGGTGAACCCTGCGCCGACGGTCTCGATCTGGTCGGCCAGCAGGCGCTGCAGGTCGGATTCGACGCCGTCCTTGATCAGGCCCGGGTCGGTGCCGAGGTTGTGCTCGGTGTCGTGGATGATTTCCTTGATGTGGACCACCAAGCGGTCATCGGACTTCTGGTGGGCGACGTGCCAGAGCTCGACGTCGCCCTCGGCGGCCTGCTCCTCGTCCGGTTCCACGATCCGCATGACGGCGGGCGGGCTCATCCAGTTCAGCGGCTTGTAGCTGCCGCCGTCCGAATGGACCAGGACCGAGCCGTCGGCCTTCACCATCAACAGGCGGGTCGCCAGGGGGAGGTGGGCACGCAAACGGCCCTCATAATCAACTGAACACTTGGCAATCACTAAACGCAC
It contains:
- the atpD gene encoding F0F1 ATP synthase subunit beta, giving the protein MTAQLNEQGTAATTGATGRIARVIGPVVDVEFPADSLPAIYNALSAEITLNGETKTITFETSQHLGDSMVRAIALQATDGLVRGTSVLDSGAPISVPVGDGVKGHIFNVLGEPLDVPASEIQVSERWPIHRKPPAFASLEGSTEMLETGIKSIDLLTPYIKGGKIGLFGGAGVGKTVLIQEMITRVARNFGGTSVFAGVGERTREGNDLWVEMEEANVLKDTALVFGQMDEPPGTRLRVALSALTMAEYFRDVQNQDVLLFIDNIFRFTQAGSEVSTLLGRMPSAVGYQPNLADEMGLLQERITSTKGHSITSMQAVYVPADDYTDPAPAATFAHLDATTELSREIASRGLYPAIDPLTSTSRILDPQYVGHDHYNTAVRVKQILQKNKELQDIIAILGVDELSEEDKIVVSRARRIQQFLSQNTYTAKQFTGVEGSTVSIKDTIEGFNAICNGDVDHIAEQAFFNIGGMDDVERQWAKIQESTK
- a CDS encoding F0F1 ATP synthase subunit epsilon, producing the protein MAELQVEIVAADHFVWSGAAKLVKGRSSEGEIGILPDHAPMLAVLAAGDLEIVPVSGPRFTVQVDGGFFSVDANRVVIVADNAVMAESAPAGTR
- a CDS encoding DUF2550 domain-containing protein, whose protein sequence is MNELGIPVLIVLAALLLVVMFLGAMGVRRIQLRRTLGTFDASISTAPGKWMMVVARYGAGELEFLKLFSVSPIAVHKFLRSSIELNGWRKPAEEEKHLVQPGSVIVMVTYEGREILIAMDYGTYNGLSAWLEAGPVAGVGTWRQD
- a CDS encoding cold-shock protein, with amino-acid sequence MAQGTVKWFNAEKGFGFITPDGAEADVFVHYSEIQTNGFRTLEENQRVEFEVGQGAKGPQATGVVGL
- the nagA gene encoding N-acetylglucosamine-6-phosphate deacetylase; this translates as MTPSASPARYALTGRLLSHGTEITDGIVAVDGNRIAFAGNATEFAFLEEAESFELLTTPEGTIITPGLIDLHCHGAVGGDFPSGDAQAIGKAIDFLHRAGTTTLLASLVTADRDDMLTSARVLAEFAERGDIAGIHAEGPYLSDVRCGAQDPAFLSDPEPAFVDALIEAAAGQLRTMTYAPERQGSDALLEQLVSQGVVPSLGHTDADATAVTSSLELAREELGSAGVDGFTERPTVTHLFNGMPSLHHRSPGPVAACLELAAADKIIVELIADGVHLDPVTVRTVFNLVGADSIALVTDSMAAAGLVDGDYALGPAQVTVANGEARLASNGSLAGGTATMLDVLRSTVAGGVPLSEALTSATKVPAEVLGLVDEAGQLHQGFVADLLLLDENLNLMQVIRNGETIYEVSV
- the nucS gene encoding endonuclease NucS; translated protein: MRLVIAKCSVDYEGRLRAHLPLATRLLMVKADGSVLVHSDGGSYKPLNWMSPPAVMRIVEPDEEQAAEGDVELWHVAHQKSDDRLVVHIKEIIHDTEHNLGTDPGLIKDGVESDLQRLLADQIETVGAGFTLIRREYMTAIGPVDILARDAGGSTVAIELKRVGDIDGVEQLTRYLELLNRDPLLKPVRGVFAAQKIKPQARTLATDRGIDCLVLDYDAMRGVDDSAARLF